One Georgenia wutianyii DNA segment encodes these proteins:
- a CDS encoding SDR family NAD(P)-dependent oxidoreductase: MAEVPAARTALVSGASRGIGRALALGLAAAGLDVALLARDERRLEETAEEVRAAGVRAVVLPVDVTDVVAVQRAVSRAEAELGSIDLLVNNAGAIDPEVPLWEADPETWWSVVETNVRGPFLLARAVVPGMLARGGGRVIDVNSGAGTRDGVDATAYYVSKTALFRIGGALHEAGFAQGLRSFELAPGVVRTDMTTSMCMHADRTDWTEPADVVALVVALAGGGLDALSGCYVRVGADTPDSLRALAARGLAPEERRLRVVKPPA; this comes from the coding sequence GTGGCTGAGGTCCCGGCGGCCCGCACCGCCCTCGTCTCCGGGGCCTCCCGGGGCATCGGGCGGGCCCTGGCCCTGGGCCTGGCCGCCGCCGGGCTCGACGTCGCCCTCCTGGCGCGGGACGAGCGCAGGCTCGAGGAGACCGCCGAGGAGGTCCGCGCCGCGGGCGTGCGCGCGGTCGTCCTCCCCGTCGACGTCACCGACGTCGTCGCCGTGCAGCGCGCGGTCTCGCGCGCCGAGGCCGAGCTCGGGTCGATCGACCTGCTGGTGAACAACGCCGGCGCCATCGACCCCGAGGTGCCGCTGTGGGAGGCCGACCCCGAGACGTGGTGGTCGGTCGTCGAGACGAACGTGCGCGGCCCGTTCCTCCTCGCCCGCGCCGTCGTGCCGGGGATGCTCGCCCGGGGCGGGGGTCGCGTCATCGACGTCAACTCCGGCGCGGGCACCCGTGACGGCGTCGACGCCACGGCCTACTACGTGTCCAAGACGGCGCTGTTCCGTATCGGCGGGGCGCTGCACGAGGCCGGCTTCGCGCAGGGGCTGCGCAGCTTCGAGCTCGCCCCCGGCGTCGTGCGCACCGACATGACGACGTCGATGTGCATGCACGCCGACCGCACCGACTGGACCGAGCCGGCCGACGTCGTCGCCCTCGTCGTCGCGCTCGCCGGTGGCGGGCTCGACGCGCTGTCCGGGTGCTACGTGCGCGTCGGGGCCGACACCCCCGACTCGCTCCGCGCGCTCGCCGCCCGGGGCCTCGCCCCCGAGGAGCGGCGGCTGCGGGTGGTCAAGCCCCCCGCCTGA
- the pheT gene encoding phenylalanine--tRNA ligase subunit beta: MPYVPLSWLAEHVTVAPGTTAADLAADLVRVGLEPEQIIPPAVTGPLVVGRVLSVVTEEHKNGKSINYCRVDVGPEHNDAPGEGKEPADVPSRGIVCGAHNFTVGDDVVVALPGTTLPGDFHIAARKTYGHTSDGMICSARELGLGEDHSGIIVLREFLPGTEVPAPGSDAIALLGLGAEVLEVNVTPDRGYCFAMRGIAREYSHATGAAFTDPGLAENLPGGTPPAATEDGFPVEVDDAAPIAGNVGCDRFVTRIVRGIDPSAPSPAWMTERLTQAGMRPISLAVDVTNYVMLDLGQPLHAYDLATVHAPIMVRRGRVGDELTTLDDVRRTLHIEDLLITDSPDGELGGRVLGLAGVMGGAETEVSATTTDVLIEAAHFDPVSVARTARRHKLPSEAAKRFERGVDPRLQAVAAQRAVDLLVEYGGGTADPAVSDLDRTARPAPVRMRLDEPRRLTGVDYPAERVVALLREIGATVSEPEDGVVTVTPPSWRPDLVGPAHLVEEVARLDGYDNIPTVLPAAPAGRGLTADQVRRRDVARALADLGLVEVLSYPFVGDTHDRQQLPADDERRVALRLANPMADDAPLMRTTLLDTLLDTARRNVGRGLEDTRVYELGLVTRPAGVGVASSPGVGGRPSDAELAAIAAAVPRQPRHVAGVITGKVVPDGVQGPGRPADWTDAVDAVHAVAEAVGVSVELAAAERAPWHPGQCAEVRAGGAVVGHAGALHPRVAAAFDLPRGAVAFELDLDALSAAGEDALVVPVPVSTYPPSKEDIALVVDADVPAGEVLALVREGAGELGEDVRLFDLYTGEQLGEGKKSLAFALRLRAPDRTLTAEETAAVRERVVALAAERVGAVLRG, from the coding sequence ATGCCGTACGTCCCGCTCAGCTGGCTCGCCGAGCACGTCACCGTCGCACCGGGCACCACCGCCGCCGACCTCGCCGCGGACCTCGTGCGCGTCGGCCTGGAGCCCGAGCAGATCATCCCGCCCGCCGTGACCGGCCCGCTCGTCGTCGGCCGCGTGCTCTCCGTGGTGACCGAGGAGCACAAGAACGGCAAGTCGATCAACTACTGCCGGGTCGACGTCGGCCCGGAGCACAACGACGCCCCCGGTGAGGGCAAGGAGCCCGCGGACGTCCCCTCGCGGGGCATCGTCTGCGGCGCGCACAACTTCACCGTCGGGGACGACGTCGTCGTCGCGCTGCCCGGCACCACGCTGCCCGGCGACTTCCACATCGCCGCCCGCAAGACCTACGGCCACACCTCCGACGGCATGATCTGCTCGGCCCGCGAGCTCGGCCTCGGCGAGGACCACTCCGGCATCATCGTGCTGCGCGAGTTCCTCCCCGGCACCGAGGTCCCCGCCCCGGGCTCCGACGCCATCGCCCTGCTCGGCCTGGGCGCCGAGGTGCTCGAGGTCAACGTCACCCCCGACCGTGGCTACTGCTTCGCCATGCGCGGCATCGCGCGGGAGTACTCCCACGCCACCGGCGCGGCCTTCACCGACCCCGGGCTGGCGGAGAACCTCCCCGGGGGGACGCCGCCCGCCGCGACCGAGGACGGCTTCCCCGTCGAGGTCGACGACGCCGCGCCCATCGCCGGCAACGTCGGCTGCGACCGCTTCGTCACCCGCATCGTGCGCGGCATCGACCCCTCGGCGCCCTCCCCGGCGTGGATGACCGAACGGCTCACCCAGGCCGGGATGCGCCCGATCTCCCTCGCCGTCGACGTGACGAACTACGTCATGCTCGACCTCGGGCAGCCGCTGCACGCCTACGACCTCGCCACCGTCCACGCGCCGATCATGGTGCGCCGCGGCCGGGTGGGGGACGAGCTCACCACCCTCGACGACGTGCGCCGCACCCTGCACATCGAGGACCTCCTCATCACCGACTCGCCCGACGGCGAGCTCGGCGGGCGCGTCCTCGGGCTCGCCGGCGTCATGGGCGGCGCCGAGACCGAGGTGAGCGCGACGACGACCGACGTCCTCATCGAGGCCGCGCACTTCGACCCGGTCTCCGTGGCGCGCACCGCCCGCCGGCACAAGCTGCCCAGCGAGGCCGCCAAGCGCTTCGAGCGCGGCGTCGACCCGCGGCTGCAGGCCGTCGCCGCGCAGCGCGCCGTCGACCTGCTCGTCGAGTACGGCGGCGGCACCGCCGACCCGGCCGTCTCCGACCTCGACCGCACCGCCCGGCCCGCGCCGGTGCGTATGCGACTGGACGAGCCGCGCCGCCTCACCGGCGTGGACTACCCGGCCGAGCGCGTGGTCGCCCTCCTCCGCGAGATCGGCGCCACCGTCTCCGAGCCGGAGGACGGGGTGGTCACCGTGACCCCGCCGAGCTGGCGGCCCGACCTCGTCGGCCCGGCCCACCTCGTCGAGGAGGTCGCCCGCCTCGACGGCTACGACAACATCCCCACGGTCCTGCCCGCGGCCCCCGCAGGGCGCGGCCTCACCGCCGACCAGGTCCGCCGGCGGGACGTCGCCCGGGCGCTGGCCGACCTCGGGCTCGTCGAGGTGCTGTCCTACCCGTTCGTCGGGGACACCCACGACCGGCAGCAGCTCCCCGCCGACGACGAGCGCCGCGTCGCGCTGCGCCTGGCCAACCCCATGGCCGACGACGCGCCCCTCATGCGCACGACGCTCCTCGACACGCTCCTGGACACCGCGCGCCGCAACGTCGGCCGCGGCCTGGAGGACACCCGCGTCTACGAGCTCGGGCTCGTCACCCGGCCCGCCGGGGTGGGCGTGGCCTCCTCGCCCGGCGTCGGCGGGCGTCCCTCGGACGCCGAGCTCGCCGCCATCGCCGCCGCCGTGCCGCGCCAGCCGCGCCACGTCGCGGGCGTCATCACCGGCAAGGTCGTGCCCGACGGCGTCCAGGGGCCGGGCCGCCCCGCCGACTGGACCGACGCCGTCGACGCCGTCCACGCCGTCGCCGAGGCCGTCGGCGTGAGCGTCGAGCTCGCTGCCGCCGAGCGCGCCCCCTGGCACCCCGGCCAGTGCGCAGAGGTCCGTGCGGGAGGCGCCGTCGTCGGCCACGCAGGTGCCCTGCACCCGCGCGTCGCGGCCGCCTTCGACCTGCCGCGCGGCGCCGTCGCCTTCGAGCTCGACCTCGACGCGCTGAGCGCAGCCGGTGAGGACGCGCTGGTCGTCCCGGTGCCCGTCTCCACCTACCCGCCGAGCAAGGAGGACATCGCGCTCGTCGTCGACGCCGACGTGCCGGCCGGGGAGGTGCTCGCCCTCGTCCGCGAGGGCGCCGGCGAGCTCGGTGAGGACGTCCGGCTCTTCGACCTCTACACCGGCGAGCAGCTCGGGGAGGGCAAGAAGTCCCTCGCCTTCGCGCTGCGGCTGCGCGCCCCGGACCGCACGCTCACGGCCGAGGAGACCGCCGCCGTGCGCGAGCGGGTCGTCGCCCTCGCGGCCGAGCGGGTCGGCGCGGTGCTCCGTGGCTGA
- the pheS gene encoding phenylalanine--tRNA ligase subunit alpha — MTTSPLSPLDADGVAAAVEAGLAALAAAATLEELKTARLAHTGDAAPLTLANREIGRLDPKDKATAGKLLGQARGRLQQAIAARQSELEAQEEERRLREERVDVTLPVERRPRGARHPLETIQEEIGDFFVSMGWDIAEGPEVEHEWLNFDALNHGPDHPARQMADTFYVQGTAEQETPGLVLRTHTSPVQARTMLSRELPIYIACPGKVFRNDALDATHTPVFHQVEGLAVDKGLTMAHLKGTLDHFARAMFGPEARTRLRPSFFPFTEPSAEMDLWFPQKKGGAGWIEWGGCGMVNPQVLLAAGIDPEEYTGFAFGVGTERALMLRHGIADMHDIVEGDMRFSLQFGTTGKGH, encoded by the coding sequence ATGACCACTTCACCTCTGTCCCCCCTCGACGCCGACGGCGTCGCGGCAGCCGTCGAGGCCGGCCTGGCCGCCCTCGCCGCGGCTGCCACCCTCGAGGAGCTCAAGACGGCGCGGCTCGCGCACACCGGCGACGCCGCCCCACTCACCCTCGCCAACCGCGAGATCGGGCGCCTCGACCCCAAGGACAAGGCGACCGCGGGCAAGCTCCTCGGCCAGGCGCGCGGCCGGCTGCAGCAGGCGATCGCCGCCCGCCAGAGCGAGCTCGAGGCGCAGGAGGAGGAGCGCCGGCTGCGCGAGGAGCGGGTCGACGTCACCCTGCCCGTCGAGCGTCGTCCGCGCGGCGCCCGCCACCCCCTGGAGACCATCCAGGAGGAGATCGGCGACTTCTTCGTCTCCATGGGCTGGGACATCGCCGAGGGCCCCGAGGTCGAGCACGAGTGGCTGAACTTCGACGCGCTCAACCACGGCCCGGACCACCCGGCCCGCCAGATGGCCGACACCTTCTACGTCCAGGGCACCGCCGAGCAGGAGACCCCCGGCCTCGTCCTGCGCACCCACACCTCCCCGGTCCAGGCGCGCACCATGCTCAGCCGCGAGCTGCCGATCTACATCGCCTGCCCCGGCAAGGTGTTCCGCAACGACGCCCTCGACGCCACCCACACCCCGGTGTTCCACCAGGTCGAGGGGCTCGCCGTCGACAAGGGCCTGACCATGGCCCACCTCAAGGGCACCCTCGACCACTTCGCCCGCGCGATGTTCGGCCCCGAGGCCCGCACCCGCCTGCGCCCGAGCTTCTTCCCCTTCACCGAGCCGAGCGCCGAGATGGACCTGTGGTTCCCCCAGAAGAAGGGCGGCGCCGGCTGGATCGAGTGGGGCGGCTGCGGCATGGTCAACCCGCAGGTGCTCCTCGCCGCGGGCATCGACCCCGAGGAGTACACCGGCTTCGCCTTCGGTGTCGGCACCGAGCGCGCCCTCATGCTGCGCCACGGCATCGCCGACATGCACGACATCGTCGAGGGCGACATGCGCTTCTCCCTCCAGTTCGGCACCACCGGAAAGGGGCACTGA
- the thpR gene encoding RNA 2',3'-cyclic phosphodiesterase, translating to MRLFASLRPPAEVLEHLAHALDGVAPGSLDAGPPPLRWVPPEQRHVTLAFYGEVPDGALEDLAETLGAVTASTAPLQVQLAGAGVFSGATLWVGVRVVDGDERALTRLMGRVEAAGEDISRLEPRDRHRAHLTVARLSARAQRERSDRRRRSGRGDRRPGRGPAVDLPAVAHALSVYRGPEWTAREVELVESHLGAGRSGGPLHEVRARLPLTGEQA from the coding sequence ATGCGGCTCTTCGCCTCCTTGCGGCCCCCGGCCGAGGTGCTCGAGCACCTCGCCCACGCCCTCGACGGCGTCGCCCCCGGCTCCCTCGACGCCGGGCCGCCGCCGCTGCGCTGGGTCCCGCCCGAGCAGCGCCACGTCACGCTCGCGTTCTACGGCGAGGTGCCCGACGGCGCGCTCGAGGACCTCGCCGAGACGCTCGGCGCCGTCACCGCGAGCACCGCGCCGCTGCAGGTACAGCTCGCCGGCGCGGGCGTCTTCTCCGGCGCGACCCTCTGGGTGGGGGTCCGCGTCGTCGACGGCGACGAGCGGGCCCTCACCCGCCTCATGGGTCGGGTCGAGGCGGCGGGGGAGGACATCTCGCGCCTCGAGCCCCGCGACCGGCACCGGGCGCACCTCACCGTCGCCCGGCTCAGTGCCCGCGCACAGCGGGAGAGGTCCGACCGCCGGCGGCGCTCGGGACGCGGCGACCGTCGTCCGGGGCGTGGTCCTGCCGTCGACCTGCCCGCGGTCGCCCACGCCCTGTCCGTCTACCGCGGCCCGGAGTGGACGGCGCGGGAGGTCGAGCTCGTCGAGTCCCACCTTGGGGCCGGCCGCAGCGGCGGCCCGCTCCACGAGGTCAGGGCGAGGCTGCCGCTCACGGGCGAGCAGGCGTGA
- a CDS encoding TrmH family RNA methyltransferase: MTERPDLLTNPRSDRVAMVKRLSGRSARRRHGQFLVEGPQGVREVVRHAPERVRDLYLTEEAADRHPEILAEARVTVRHVHLATPEVLAAMSGDAQGALAVVRTEPDVALPAGPLRLVAVLPWAADPGNLGTIVRAADAAGADAVVLGPDSTDPHNPKVVRSTAGSLFHLPVVPVEDLVATTARLRVDGLQVLAAAADGEWDVDDLADAALAPVPDVVVPDLRRPTAWLFGNEAHGLRPEERDLADAVVRVPIHGLAESLNVATAATLCLYASARAQRRAPD, translated from the coding sequence ATGACCGAACGCCCGGACCTGCTGACCAACCCCCGATCCGATCGGGTCGCGATGGTCAAGCGGCTGTCCGGGCGTTCGGCACGTCGGCGCCACGGCCAGTTCCTCGTCGAGGGCCCGCAGGGCGTGCGTGAGGTGGTCCGGCACGCGCCCGAGCGGGTGCGCGACCTCTACCTCACCGAGGAGGCGGCCGACCGCCACCCCGAGATCCTCGCCGAGGCACGCGTGACCGTGCGCCACGTCCACCTCGCTACCCCCGAGGTCCTCGCGGCGATGAGCGGGGACGCCCAGGGCGCGCTCGCCGTCGTCCGCACCGAGCCCGACGTCGCGCTGCCCGCCGGGCCGCTGCGGCTGGTCGCCGTCCTGCCGTGGGCGGCGGACCCGGGCAACCTCGGCACCATCGTCCGCGCTGCCGACGCCGCCGGGGCCGACGCCGTCGTCCTCGGCCCGGACAGCACGGACCCGCACAACCCCAAGGTCGTCCGGTCGACGGCCGGGTCGCTGTTCCACCTGCCCGTCGTGCCGGTGGAGGACCTCGTCGCGACGACGGCCCGGCTGCGCGTCGACGGCCTCCAGGTGCTCGCTGCCGCCGCGGACGGTGAGTGGGACGTCGACGACCTCGCCGACGCCGCCCTCGCCCCCGTGCCCGACGTGGTCGTGCCGGACCTGCGCCGGCCCACCGCCTGGCTCTTCGGGAACGAGGCCCACGGACTGCGCCCCGAGGAGCGGGACCTGGCCGACGCCGTCGTGCGGGTGCCCATCCACGGGCTGGCCGAGTCCCTCAACGTCGCGACGGCCGCGACGCTGTGCCTCTACGCCTCCGCGCGTGCCCAGCGCCGCGCCCCCGACTGA
- the rplT gene encoding 50S ribosomal protein L20, producing the protein MARVKRAVNAHKKRRTTLERASGYRGQRSRLYRKAKEQVTHSLTYNYRDRKARKGDFRRLWIQRINAAVRAEGMTYNRFIQGLKAAGVEVDRRMLAELAVNEPAAFAKLVELAKANLPEDVNAPVA; encoded by the coding sequence GTGGCACGCGTCAAGCGGGCGGTCAACGCCCACAAGAAGCGCAGGACGACCCTCGAGCGGGCCAGCGGTTACCGCGGCCAGCGCTCGCGCCTGTACCGCAAGGCCAAGGAGCAGGTCACCCACTCGCTCACCTACAACTACCGCGACCGCAAGGCGCGCAAGGGTGACTTCCGCCGGCTCTGGATCCAGCGCATCAACGCTGCGGTCCGCGCCGAGGGCATGACCTACAACCGCTTCATCCAGGGCCTCAAGGCCGCTGGTGTCGAGGTCGACCGCCGCATGCTCGCCGAGCTCGCGGTCAACGAGCCGGCTGCCTTCGCCAAGCTCGTCGAGCTCGCCAAGGCGAACCTTCCCGAGGACGTCAACGCGCCCGTCGCCTGA